In the genome of Caldicellulosiruptoraceae bacterium PP1, one region contains:
- a CDS encoding ABC transporter ATP-binding protein: MISIDNLKFYYKENKLVFDDLSFYIPNQCIMGLLGHNGAGKTTLFRLISGILKPQNGSIIIDNKILKQLPRNYISYMPEKGGLYENLTVYENILLRARTALAYDNFKVNYEQLMDELKLENLKNEKVTYLSNGMKKRLLMLCTLIIEPKILILDEPTVGIDPESLEIIIELLKTYNKKKVDILISSHDLNVIQDLCSDIIVLKEGKIMFQGNTESSQSLKDLYFRYC, translated from the coding sequence ATGATATCAATAGATAATTTAAAGTTTTATTACAAAGAAAATAAATTAGTATTTGATGACCTTTCATTTTATATTCCAAATCAATGTATAATGGGATTGTTAGGACATAACGGAGCAGGAAAAACAACATTATTTAGACTTATAAGTGGTATATTAAAACCACAAAATGGCTCTATAATAATAGACAATAAAATTTTAAAACAATTACCACGCAATTATATTTCATATATGCCAGAAAAAGGCGGGCTATATGAGAATCTAACTGTATATGAAAATATTCTGCTTAGAGCAAGAACTGCATTAGCTTATGATAATTTTAAGGTTAATTATGAACAGCTAATGGATGAATTAAAATTAGAAAATTTGAAGAATGAAAAAGTTACCTATTTGTCGAATGGTATGAAAAAAAGGTTACTAATGTTGTGTACATTAATAATTGAACCTAAAATACTGATATTAGATGAACCAACTGTAGGTATTGATCCCGAAAGTTTGGAAATTATAATAGAGTTGTTAAAAACATATAATAAAAAGAAGGTAGATATTTTGATAAGCAGTCATGATCTAAATGTCATTCAGGATTTATGTTCAGATATTATAGTATTAAAAGAAGGTAAAATAATGTTTCAAGGAAATACAGAAAGCTCACAATCATTAAAAGATTTATATTTTAGATACTGCTAA